The following are encoded in a window of Kogia breviceps isolate mKogBre1 chromosome 10, mKogBre1 haplotype 1, whole genome shotgun sequence genomic DNA:
- the MCM2 gene encoding DNA replication licensing factor MCM2 isoform X2 yields the protein MAESSESFTVASSPALRRRGNDPLTSSPGRSSRRADALTSSPGHDLPPFEDESEGLLGTEGPLEEEEEEDGEELFGDGMERDYRPIPEIDVYEPEGLAPDDEDVEELTASQREAAERVMRQREREAGRGLGRMRRGLLYDSDEEEEERPSRKRRQVERATEDGEEDEEMIESIENLEDLKGHSVREWVSMAGPRLEIHHRFKNFLRTHVDGRGHNVFKERISDMCKENRESLVVNYEDLAAREHVLAYFLPEAPAELLQIFSEAALEVVLAMYPKYDRITSRIHVRISHLPLVEELRSLRQLHLNQLIRTSGVVTSCTGVLPQLSVVKYNCNKCGFVLGPFRQSQNQEVKPGSCPECQSAGPFEVNMEETIYQNYQRIRIQESPGKVAAGRLPRSKDAILLADLVDSCKPGDEIELTGIYHNNYDGALNTTNGFPVFATVILANHVAKKDNKVAVGELTDEDVKMIAGLSKDQQIGEKIFASIAPSIYGHEDIKRGLALALFGGEPKNPGGKHKVRGDINVLLCGDPGTAKSQFLKYIEKVSSRAIFTTGQGASAVGLTAYVQRHPVSKEWTLEAGALVLADRGVCLIDEFDKMNDQDRTSIHEAMEQQSISISKAGIVTSLQARCTVIAAANPIGGRYDPSLTFSENVDLTEPIISRFDVLCVVRDTVDPVQDEMLARFVVGSHIRHHPSNKEDGGVGGAPEPPMPNTYGVEPLPQEVLKKYIIYAKEKVHPKLNQMDQDKVAKMYSDLRKESMATGSIPITVRHIESMIRMAEAHARIHLRDYVTEDDVNMAIRVMLESFVDTQKFSVMRSMRKTFARYLSFRRDNNELLLFVLKQLVAEQVTYQRNRFGAQQDTIEVPEKDLVDKARQINIHNLSAFYDSELFRMNKFTHDLKRKMILQQF from the exons ATGGCG GAATCGTCCGAGTCCTTCACGGTGGCGTCCAGCCCGGCCCTGAGGCGGAGAGGCAACGATCCTCTCACTTCCAGCCCTGGGCGGAGCTCCCGGCGCGCGGATGCCCTGACCTCCAGCCCCGGCCACGACCTTCCTCCCTTTGAGGATGAGTCGGAGGGACTGCTCGGCACAGAGGggcccctggaggaggaggaggaggaggatggagaggagcTTTTCGGAGATGGCATGGAGAG GGACTACCGCCCCATCCCGGAGATAGATGTCTACGAGCCCGAGGGGCTGGCCCCGGACGACGAGGATGTGGAGGAGCTGACCGCCAGCCAGAGGGAGGCGGCCGAGCGGGTCATGCGGCAGCGAGAGCGGGAGGCCGGCCGGGGCCTGGGCCGCATGCGCCGCGGGCTCCTGTACG ACAgcgacgaggaggaggaggagcggccCAGCCGGAAGCGGCGGCAGGTAGAGCGGGCCACGGAGGACGGTGAGGAGGACGAGGAGATGATTGAGAGCATCGAGAACCTGGAGGACCTGAAGGGCCACTCGGTGCGCGAGTGGGTGAGCATGGCCGGCCCGCGACTGGAGATCCACCACCGCTTCAAGAACTTCCTGCGCACCCACGTGGACGGCCGCGGCCACAATGTCTTCAAGGAGCGCATCAGCGACATGTGCAAAG AGAACCGCGAGAGCCTGGTAGTGAACTACGAGGACCTGGCCGCCAGGGAGCACGTCCTGGCCTACTTCCTGCCCGAGGCGCCGGCGGAGCTGCTGCAGATCTTCAGCGAGGCCGCCCTGGAGGTGGTGCTGGCCATGTACCCCAAGTACGACCGCATCACCAGCCGCATCCACGTGCGCATCTCCCACCTGCCCCTGGTGGAGGAGCTGCGCTCGCTCAG GCAGCTGCACCTGAACCAGCTGATCCGCACCAGCGGGGTGGTGACCAGCTGCACGGGCGTCCTGCCGCAGCTCAGCGTGGTCAAGTACAACTGCAACAAGTGCGGCTTCGTCCTGGGGCCTTTCCGCCAGTCGCAGAACCAGGAGGTGAAGCCGGGCTCCTGCCCCGAGTGCCAGTCGGCCGGCCCCTTCGAGGTCAACATGGAGGAG ACCATCTACCAGAACTACCAGCGCATCCGAATTCAGGAGAGTCCTGGCAAAGTGGCGGCCGGCCGGCTCCCCCGCTCCAAGGATGCCATCCTGCTCGCGGACCTGGTGGACAGCTGCAAGCCGGGAGACGAGATA GAGCTGACTGGCATCTACCACAACAACTACGACGGGGCCCTCAACACCACCAACGGCTTCCCCGTCTTCGCCACTGTCATCCTAGCCAACCACGTGGCCAAGAAGGACAACAAGGTGGCCGTGGGCGAGCTGACTGACGAGGACGTGAAGATGATCGCCGGCCTCTCCAAGGACCAGCAGATCGGGGAGAAG atcTTTGCCAGCATCGCTCCTTCCATCTACGGGCACGAAGACATCAAGCGAGGCCTGGCGCTGGCTCTGTTTGGAGGGGAGCCCAAAAACCCCG gcggcaagcacaagGTGCGAGGTGACATCAACGTGCTCCTGTGTGGAGATCCCGGCACGGCCAAGTCTCAGTTCCTCAAGTACATCGAGAAGGTGTCCAGCAGAGCCATCTTCACCACCGGCCAGGGGGCCTCGGCCGTGGGCCTCACGGCATATGTCCAGCGGCACCCCGTCAGCAAGGAGTGGACCTTGGAGGCTGGGGCCCTGGTCCTGGCGGACCGAGGAGTGTGTCTTATTGATGAATTTGACAAG ATGAACGACCAGGACAGGACCAGCATCCACGAGGCCATGGAGCAGCAGAGCATCTCCATCTCCAAGGCCGGCATCGTCACTTCCCTGCAGGCCCGCTGCACCGTCATCGCTGCCGCCAACCCCATAG GCGGCCGCTACGACCCCTCGCTCACCTTTTCGGAAAACGTGGACCTCACGGAGCCCATCATCTCCCGCTTCGACGTCCTTTGTGTGGTGAGGGACACAGTGGACCCGGTGCAG GATGAGATGCTGGCCCGTTTCGTGGTCGGCAGCCACATCAGACATCACCCCAGCAACAAGGAGGATGGGGGCGTGGGGGGCGCCCCGGAGCCCCCCATGCCCAACACATACGGCGTGGAGCCCCTGCCGCAGGAGGTCCTGAAGAAGTACATCATCTACGCCAAGGAGAAGGTCCACCCGAAGCTCAACCAGATGGACCAGGACAAGGTGGCCAAGATGTACAGCGACCTGAGGAAGGAATCCATG GCCACGGGCAGCATCCCCATCACGGTGCGCCACATCGAGTCCATGATCCGCATGGCTGAGGCCCACGCGCGCATCCACCTGCGCGACTACGTGACCGAGGATGACGTCAACATGGCCATCCGCGTGATGCTCGAGAGCTTCGTGGACACGCAGAAGTTCAGCGTCATGCGCAGCATGCGGaag ACTTTTGCGCGCTACCTGTCGTTCCGCCGGGACAACAACGAGCTGCTGCTCTTCGTCCTGAAGCAGCTGGTGGCCGAGCAGGTGACGTATCAGCGCAACCGCTTCGGGGCCCAGCAGGACACGATCGAGGTGCCCGAGAAGGACTTGGTGGACAAG GCTCGTCAGATCAACATCCACAACCTGTCTGCCTTTTATGACAGTGAGCTCTTCAGGATGAACAAGTTCACCCACGACCTGAAACGCAAGATGATCCTCCAGCAGTTCTGA
- the MCM2 gene encoding DNA replication licensing factor MCM2 isoform X1, whose protein sequence is MAESSESFTVASSPALRRRGNDPLTSSPGRSSRRADALTSSPGHDLPPFEDESEGLLGTEGPLEEEEEEDGEELFGDGMERDYRPIPEIDVYEPEGLAPDDEDVEELTASQREAAERVMRQREREAGRGLGRMRRGLLYDSDEEEEERPSRKRRQVERATEDGEEDEEMIESIENLEDLKGHSVREWVSMAGPRLEIHHRFKNFLRTHVDGRGHNVFKERISDMCKENRESLVVNYEDLAAREHVLAYFLPEAPAELLQIFSEAALEVVLAMYPKYDRITSRIHVRISHLPLVEELRSLRQLHLNQLIRTSGVVTSCTGVLPQLSVVKYNCNKCGFVLGPFRQSQNQEVKPGSCPECQSAGPFEVNMEETIYQNYQRIRIQESPGKVAAGRLPRSKDAILLADLVDSCKPGDEIELTGIYHNNYDGALNTTNGFPVFATVILANHVAKKDNKVAVGELTDEDVKMIAGLSKDQQIGEKIFASIAPSIYGHEDIKRGLALALFGGEPKNPGGKHKVRGDINVLLCGDPGTAKSQFLKYIEKVSSRAIFTTGQGASAVGLTAYVQRHPVSKEWTLEAGALVLADRGVCLIDEFDKMNDQDRTSIHEAMEQQSISISKAGIVTSLQARCTVIAAANPIGGRYDPSLTFSENVDLTEPIISRFDVLCVVRDTVDPVQDEMLARFVVGSHIRHHPSNKEDGGVGGAPEPPMPNTYGVEPLPQEVLKKYIIYAKEKVHPKLNQMDQDKVAKMYSDLRKESMATGSIPITVRHIESMIRMAEAHARIHLRDYVTEDDVNMAIRVMLESFVDTQKFSVMRSMRKTFARYLSFRRDNNELLLFVLKQLVAEQVTYQRNRFGAQQDTIEVPEKDLVDKVWARPGAGFARAVTAHVSLDRPVTVMRPADAPGRGDHARSLSEFTAVVRAEISSPVSSCRPSLSLTAVCSSL, encoded by the exons ATGGCG GAATCGTCCGAGTCCTTCACGGTGGCGTCCAGCCCGGCCCTGAGGCGGAGAGGCAACGATCCTCTCACTTCCAGCCCTGGGCGGAGCTCCCGGCGCGCGGATGCCCTGACCTCCAGCCCCGGCCACGACCTTCCTCCCTTTGAGGATGAGTCGGAGGGACTGCTCGGCACAGAGGggcccctggaggaggaggaggaggaggatggagaggagcTTTTCGGAGATGGCATGGAGAG GGACTACCGCCCCATCCCGGAGATAGATGTCTACGAGCCCGAGGGGCTGGCCCCGGACGACGAGGATGTGGAGGAGCTGACCGCCAGCCAGAGGGAGGCGGCCGAGCGGGTCATGCGGCAGCGAGAGCGGGAGGCCGGCCGGGGCCTGGGCCGCATGCGCCGCGGGCTCCTGTACG ACAgcgacgaggaggaggaggagcggccCAGCCGGAAGCGGCGGCAGGTAGAGCGGGCCACGGAGGACGGTGAGGAGGACGAGGAGATGATTGAGAGCATCGAGAACCTGGAGGACCTGAAGGGCCACTCGGTGCGCGAGTGGGTGAGCATGGCCGGCCCGCGACTGGAGATCCACCACCGCTTCAAGAACTTCCTGCGCACCCACGTGGACGGCCGCGGCCACAATGTCTTCAAGGAGCGCATCAGCGACATGTGCAAAG AGAACCGCGAGAGCCTGGTAGTGAACTACGAGGACCTGGCCGCCAGGGAGCACGTCCTGGCCTACTTCCTGCCCGAGGCGCCGGCGGAGCTGCTGCAGATCTTCAGCGAGGCCGCCCTGGAGGTGGTGCTGGCCATGTACCCCAAGTACGACCGCATCACCAGCCGCATCCACGTGCGCATCTCCCACCTGCCCCTGGTGGAGGAGCTGCGCTCGCTCAG GCAGCTGCACCTGAACCAGCTGATCCGCACCAGCGGGGTGGTGACCAGCTGCACGGGCGTCCTGCCGCAGCTCAGCGTGGTCAAGTACAACTGCAACAAGTGCGGCTTCGTCCTGGGGCCTTTCCGCCAGTCGCAGAACCAGGAGGTGAAGCCGGGCTCCTGCCCCGAGTGCCAGTCGGCCGGCCCCTTCGAGGTCAACATGGAGGAG ACCATCTACCAGAACTACCAGCGCATCCGAATTCAGGAGAGTCCTGGCAAAGTGGCGGCCGGCCGGCTCCCCCGCTCCAAGGATGCCATCCTGCTCGCGGACCTGGTGGACAGCTGCAAGCCGGGAGACGAGATA GAGCTGACTGGCATCTACCACAACAACTACGACGGGGCCCTCAACACCACCAACGGCTTCCCCGTCTTCGCCACTGTCATCCTAGCCAACCACGTGGCCAAGAAGGACAACAAGGTGGCCGTGGGCGAGCTGACTGACGAGGACGTGAAGATGATCGCCGGCCTCTCCAAGGACCAGCAGATCGGGGAGAAG atcTTTGCCAGCATCGCTCCTTCCATCTACGGGCACGAAGACATCAAGCGAGGCCTGGCGCTGGCTCTGTTTGGAGGGGAGCCCAAAAACCCCG gcggcaagcacaagGTGCGAGGTGACATCAACGTGCTCCTGTGTGGAGATCCCGGCACGGCCAAGTCTCAGTTCCTCAAGTACATCGAGAAGGTGTCCAGCAGAGCCATCTTCACCACCGGCCAGGGGGCCTCGGCCGTGGGCCTCACGGCATATGTCCAGCGGCACCCCGTCAGCAAGGAGTGGACCTTGGAGGCTGGGGCCCTGGTCCTGGCGGACCGAGGAGTGTGTCTTATTGATGAATTTGACAAG ATGAACGACCAGGACAGGACCAGCATCCACGAGGCCATGGAGCAGCAGAGCATCTCCATCTCCAAGGCCGGCATCGTCACTTCCCTGCAGGCCCGCTGCACCGTCATCGCTGCCGCCAACCCCATAG GCGGCCGCTACGACCCCTCGCTCACCTTTTCGGAAAACGTGGACCTCACGGAGCCCATCATCTCCCGCTTCGACGTCCTTTGTGTGGTGAGGGACACAGTGGACCCGGTGCAG GATGAGATGCTGGCCCGTTTCGTGGTCGGCAGCCACATCAGACATCACCCCAGCAACAAGGAGGATGGGGGCGTGGGGGGCGCCCCGGAGCCCCCCATGCCCAACACATACGGCGTGGAGCCCCTGCCGCAGGAGGTCCTGAAGAAGTACATCATCTACGCCAAGGAGAAGGTCCACCCGAAGCTCAACCAGATGGACCAGGACAAGGTGGCCAAGATGTACAGCGACCTGAGGAAGGAATCCATG GCCACGGGCAGCATCCCCATCACGGTGCGCCACATCGAGTCCATGATCCGCATGGCTGAGGCCCACGCGCGCATCCACCTGCGCGACTACGTGACCGAGGATGACGTCAACATGGCCATCCGCGTGATGCTCGAGAGCTTCGTGGACACGCAGAAGTTCAGCGTCATGCGCAGCATGCGGaag ACTTTTGCGCGCTACCTGTCGTTCCGCCGGGACAACAACGAGCTGCTGCTCTTCGTCCTGAAGCAGCTGGTGGCCGAGCAGGTGACGTATCAGCGCAACCGCTTCGGGGCCCAGCAGGACACGATCGAGGTGCCCGAGAAGGACTTGGTGGACAAGGTATGggcacggccgggggcggggttTGCCCGGGCCGTCACAGCGCACGTGTCCCTCGATCGTCCCGTTACCGTCATGCGTCCTGCTGACGCGCCGGGCCGGGGCGACCACGCGCGCAGCTTGTCCGAGTTCACGGCCGTTGTCCGGGCTGAAATTTCAAGCCCCGTGTCCAGCTGCAGACCCTCCCTCAGCCTCACAGCGGTTTGCTCTTCCCTGTGA